The proteins below come from a single Notamacropus eugenii isolate mMacEug1 chromosome 7, mMacEug1.pri_v2, whole genome shotgun sequence genomic window:
- the LOC140513100 gene encoding olfactory receptor 4K15 gives MNETNHSRVSEFILLGLSDAPELQPIFFIVFSLLYVATVMGNFIIILTVNSDPRLHSPMYFLLANLSFVDVGVASFATPKMIADFLVEQKTISFEACLAQIFFVHLFTGSEMVLLVSMAYDRYVAICKPLHYMTIMSRRVCIILVIISWSVGFIHTTSQLAFTVNLPFCGPNKVDSFFCDLPLVTKLACIDTYVVSLLIVADSGFLSMSSFLLLVVSYTVILITVRNRSSASMAKARSTLTAHITVVTLFFGPCIFIYVWPFSSYSVDKVLAVFYTIFTPILNPVIYTLRNKEVKSAMSKLRSRYLKSGQVSAIIRNFLFLEPK, from the coding sequence ATGAACGAGACAAATCATTCCCGAGTGTCTGAGTTCATCTTGCTGGGACTCTCTGATGCCCCAGAACTTCAACCTATCTTCTTCATTGTGTTTTCATTGCTCTACGTCGCTACTGTGATGGGAAACTTCATTATCATCCTAACTGTGAATTCAGACCCACGACTTCACTCACCCATGTACTTTTTACTTGCAAATCTCTCTTTTGTAGACGTTGGTGTGGCTTCTTTTGCCACCCCTAAAATGATTGCAGACTTCCTTGTTGAGCAAAAAACGATCTCTTTCGAGGCTTGTCTGGCTCAAATCTTCTTTGTACACCTTTTCACTGGGAGTGAGATGGTGCTTCTTGTGTCCATGGCCTATGATCGCTATGTTGCGATATGTAAACCTCTTCACTACATGACCATCATGAGTCGGCGTGTCTGTATCATTCTGGTCATCATCTCCTGGAGTGTTGGATTTATACACACAACTAGCCAGCTGGCATTTACAGTCAACTTGCCCTTCTGTGGTCCTAACAAGGTGGACAGCTTTTTCTGTGACCTCCCTCTGGTGACCAAACTTGCCTGTATAGACACCTACGTTGTCAGCTTACTAATTGTGGCAGACAGCGGTTTTCTCTCCATGAGCTCATTTCTCCTTCTGGTTGTTTCTTATACAGTCATACTCATCACAGTTCGCAATCGCTCATCAGCTAGCATGGCAAAGGCACGTTCTACACTGACTGCCCATATCACTGTGGTCACACTGTTCTTTGGCCCATGCATCTTCATCTATGTGTGGCCCTTCAGTAGCTACTCAGTGGACAAAGTTCTTGCAGTATTTTATACCATCTTCACTCCCATATTAAACCCAGTTATTTATACCCTGAGGAACAAGGAGGTAAAATCAGCCATGTCCAAATTGAGGAGTCGATACCTAAAATCTGGTCAAGTATCTGCTATAATAAGAAATTTCCTATTCTTGGAACCCAAGTAA
- the LOC140514132 gene encoding olfactory receptor 4K13-like — translation MKNNSMLNEFILLGLTNSWELEMIFFVIFFLAYISILAGNSLIILIVIFDSHLHSTPMYFLLANLSFLDMTFSTVTVPKKITDFFRERKTISLWGCMTQIFFVHFLGGSEIALLVVMAVDRYVAICKPLQYTTIMNWRILVGSVLLSWFVGFVHTMSQMAFAVTLPFCGPNVIDDVFCDLPLVFTLACTDTYILDLLAIADSGLLSLICFLLLLVSYTIILLTVHRRSSGGLFKALSTLSAHITVVTLFFGPIILIYAWPSSSYAFEKFL, via the coding sequence ATGAAGAATAACTCTATGCTAAATGAGTTCATTTTGTTAGGACTCACCAATTCTTGGGAGCTTGAGATGatcttttttgtgattttcttcctGGCTTATATATCAATCCTGGCTGGAAACAGTCTCATTATACTGATAGTGATCTTTGACTCCCACTTGCACTCCACTCCTATGTACTTCCTTCTGGCCAACCTCTCCTTTCTTGACATGACCTTTTCTACTGTTACTGTCCCTAAGAAGATCACAGACTTCTTCAGGGAGAGGAAAACCATCTCATTATGGGGTTGTATGACCCAGATATTTTTTGTTCACTTCTTAGGGGGCAGTGAGATAGCTCTTCTAGTAGTCATGGCTGTTGATCGTTATGTTGCAATTTGTAAACCCCTCCAATACACAACTATCATGAACTGGCGAATTTTGGTAGGCAGTGTGCTTCTTTCATGGTTTGTTGGCTTTGTACACACCATGAGTCAAATGGCCTTTGCCGTAACCTTGCCCTTCTGTGGTCCTAATGTGATTGATGATGTTTTTTGCGACCTTCCCTTGGTGTTCACCCTTGCCTGCACTGACACATATATCCTGGACCTCCTTGCAATTGCTGACAGTGGACTGCTTTCATTGATCTGCTTCTTACTCTTGCTTGTCTCCTACACTATCATTTTGCTCACTGTCCACCGTCGCTCCTCTGGTGGACTTTTTAAAGCTCTGTCCACACTCTCTGCTCACATAACAGTTGTTACTCTCTTCTTTGGACCCATTATCTTAATATATGCTTGGCCATCTAGTAGCTATGCCTTTGAGAAATTCCTCTAG